AAAATCATTCTCCAGGGTGAGCTTGCCCTCCGGCGTCTGAATATCAACCTCCCGCTCCCGCACCTCTGTCAGGCTTGCGTTGAAGTATGTCTTTATCTCCCCGGCCTTGATGCGGTTTTCCAGATCCGGCTTGGTCCAGTACTTTATACTTCCCAGTTCTGGCTGGCGAATCACCATGGTTACGTCGGCTCCCTTGCGCCATGTTTCCAAGGCTGCGTCGGCGGCTGAGTTGTTGGCGCCGACTACCACTACTTTCTGGCGGTAATAGTAATGCGGGTCGAAGTAGTAGTGGCGTACCTTCGGCTGGTTCTCGCCGGGCACGTGCAGCAGGTTCGGAATGCCGTAAAACCCGACAGCCACCACCACATGGCGGGCCACATAGCTGCCTTTGTTCGTGCTGATGTGGTACTGCTCTCCTATCGGCTCCAGGTGCTGCACCTCCTCAAACAGGTTAATGTTCAACTCAAACTTATCGGCCACGCGACGGTAATACTCCATGGCTTCGGCACGGGTAGGTTTAGCGTGAATAGAGGGGAACGGAATGCCGCCGATCTCCAACCTGTCTGCGGTGGAGAAGAACGTCATGTTTAGGGGATAGTTGTAAATGGAGTTCACGAGGCAGCCTTTCTCCACGATGAGGTAGCTTAGCCCCGCTTTCCGGGCCTCCAGCCCTGCCGCCAGCCCAATGGGGCCGGCACCAATAATGAGTATGTCGTATGTTGTATCCAAGTGTATTCTTTTGTCGGTTCGCGTATTTAAGCGCACCTGTTATAACACCAAGTAGGACAACAAAGTTTTGCGGGTGCGCCTGCGCGGCTACAGCTCCATTTTCATGACGTACATGCCGCGGTATTCCGGCTTCATCTGCTCAAAGTCGAGGCGATGGGTGCCGCACTTCTCAAAGCCGTTCTTCTCATAAAAATCCACGGAGCGGCTGCTGTCCATCGCTTTCAGCCAGATCACTTTCTTGCCGTGTTCTGCCGCGATGGCTTTGGTTAATTTCACCGCTTCGGCGCCAATGCCCTTTCCTGATGCTGCTTTTGTGAGGTAGATGCGTTCGAGTTCCAGCGCCTCGGCTGCCGGATACTCGGCAAACGCCTTGTGCAGGTTCAGCTTCAGGAAGCCCACCAGCTCCTCTTCCGCGTGAATTAGGTAGAAAGCCGCGTTCGGGTCAGCGAGCTCTGCTTTCAGGGCTTCATCTTTAAAACTGCGGTCAATGTACCACATGCCGCCGTCGTACCACAAGTATAGATAGTGGTCGCCGTAGGAATTGATGGCAATGTCCTGCAGCGTGTGGAGGTCTGCGGGGGTACAGGGGGTGAATTGTGCGTGAGGCATTGAAACCTGTTAGGAGTTTGTGAAGACCAAAGCCTATATAAGCGGCAAATCCGCCATTTGTTTTGGCTCTTATAAAACCTTTACATATAGGTGGGACTTATGCCTGGAGGCAGTCCCATATCCCGTTGTCAGCAGGAAGCTACACCAGTTCCGGGTCCTGCAGAATTTCCTGTAGTAGTTCTTCCTCCACAGGCTTTACCAAAAACTGCACCACGTTCTGAAATTCCTTAGACCGCTGTCTGTCCAGTTCACTTGTAGAGGACGTGAGGATGTATACCTTCTGCTGCATGTTACGCTCCTGCATCCGCTCCAGAAAGCTCCAGCCATCCATTATCGGCATGTTCAGATCCAGGAACACCACATCGGGGCTGAGCTCGTCCAGCGACTCAAAAGCCTGCTGCGGGTCCGTGAAATCGTGCACGGTAAAAGCAGGGTTTACATTTTTGATAGAAGTGACCATAATGAAGTTAAATATCTCCATGTCATCCACTAAAACAATCTTTTTCATCTGTCTCTTCCTATACTTGTAGTTCTGTTACCTGTAGTTTAATCAAATCTGAGGTAGACTTTTCAATTACCTCCTTCAGCGCTCCATCCAGGTCCTGTGCCGACGACCGGAGCCTTGGCATGATATCGGCTGTGACCTGCTCCGCCGACCAGGGCCGCATGTCCAGCAGGTTTATCAGGCCCAGCACACGCGACAGCGGCTCCCGCACCTTGTGGGCGTTCAGCACCGATATCTCCAGCAAGCGCTCATTTTTGGAAGCGATCTCTTTGGTGCGCTCCACAATCACCCCCTTCTGGTATTCCATAATGGAGGAGATCACACTGTTCTGTTCGTTAATGGTGGTCAGCGCCTGCTCCAGCCTGCTGTTGTTGCTGTCAAGCTCCTGCAGTAGGCACAGCTCAAATAGCTTAGCCTCCAGGTTTTCGGCCACCAGTTTCAGAAACGTAATATCTTTCCGGGTGAAGGCCCTGTTGCCGGCCGAAAGCACCGATACCGTAATGTGCCGGTCCGCGTCGATCTGAATCACCCATCCCCACAACTCTGCCTGCTCCTCTGCAGACAGCCTGTAACTCTCCGGTAAGTCCAGCTCCGTTATACTTGTCCAATGCCTGGGTACCCGCTGCTCCAGCAGTTCCTCCTCATAAGGAAGGTACGCCGGCACGTTGGCAATTTCAATGTTTGCCCCTCCGGCCGATACCTGCAGGTGAAGGAAAGTGTTGCCCCGTTGGTAACTTGCCCGGAAGGTATGAAAGTTGAAAAGGTACTTCAGGTTTATCCGGAAACAAGCGGTTACAGCCTGTAAGTCGCGGCAGCGGATCAGATTGTTAGAGAAGCGTGAAAATGCCTCGTAGGTGATCCTAAAAACCTGATTATCAACAGTCATGGCCGCCGTACCGCTTAAAATTCCGCCTCTGCCAGCTCGTTGTCCAGTTTGATGCCGGACACGGTGGCGATGGTATTGAGCATGTTCACCAGGTCGGCCTGCGCCATCAGTTCCTGCACTTCCTCATCTGTGAAGCCTTCTTTTCTCAGGTCCTCGAAATCCTCATCTGTCAGGCTCTCGGTGTGCAGCGCTGCCTTTGTAACCAGGCGAATAGCGGTTTTGTAGCTGCTTGGCAAAAGCGACGACTCCAGCTCAGTGGCTCTGTAGTTCTCTTCCGTGCTGATGAGCTGGCTCATGCTGTCGGCGAAAATACCGTGTGCCTTGGCGCAGTAGTCGCAGCCGCGCAGGTTGGATACATTGTAAATAATCAGTTGCTTCAGCACGTTCGGCACCTGTCCGTCAATAAGGGTGGCCTTCAGCTTTGCCCAGTTTCCACGCAACAAGGTGGCGTTCTGGCCCTGGCATTTAAACCAGTTCAGCACAAACGGCAGTTGCAGCGTCTTCATGGCGTCATCGTATATAGCCTTTACTTCAGGGCTCGCCTCTTGGTACTCTACTAGGCGATAGCGGCTCTGCGTTGGAACAGTAATCGTAGAAATCATTATATATAAATTTGAAGATATAAAATTAAAAATAATTCCGACGTGTGCTGTGTTATCCTCGAAATATTTTATTCATCTTCAATTCCCTAAAAGCAAAAGCGGCAGGAGGATCTCCCCCTGCCGCTTTTGCTTTTACTATATTTCTCTTTTAACCTATCGCCTCGTTCAAATCCGGCAGCCTGCCGAAACGGCGCAAGGTGGCAATGTGCGAATTCACCGCCTGCCCAAAGGTTTCGTTTTCCATGTACGGAATACCGTACTCTGCCGCCGTTTCGCGCACAATGGAGGAAATAGCCGGATAATGCACGTGGCACACCCGCGGGAAAAGGTGGTGCTCGATCTGGAAATTCAGACCGCCCACGTACCATGATATCCACTTGTTGTTACGCGAGAAATTGACAGTGGTATTCAGCTGGTGAATTGCCCAGTCGTTCTCGATGTTGCCGTGCTCATCGGGCCGTGGGTGGCTGGTGCCCTCCACGGTGTGCGCCAGCTGAAACACCACGGTAAGTATAATACCGGCCACAAAGTGCATCAGCAAAAAGCCTAACAGCACCTGCACGAAGGGGATACCGAAGAACAAAGGCGGCACTGCCAGCAGTGTGAACAGGTAAATCACCTTCATCGAGACGATCTTCAGCAGCAGCGTTCTGTTTTTAGCATCAGAGTTGGCGTTCACGCCGTTTTTCTTGAACAGGGCGTACTGCACAAAGTCTTTGGCCACTACCCAGTAGAGCGTCAGCAAGCCATAAAAAGCAAAAGCGTACAGCCACTGCAGTTTATGAAAGAACTTCACCTTGGAGTGCGGGTTGAAGCGCAGCACCAGGCGGTCCTGAATGTCTTCGTCCATCTCCACCACGTTGGTGTAAGTATGGTGGAGTACATTGTGCTGCAATTTCCAGTTAAAGGCTGAGCCACCCACCAGGTTCAGGGTAAAGCCCATCATGTCATTCACTTTTTTATTGGTAGAGTAGGCGCCATGGTTAGCGTCGTGCATTACGCTCATACCAATGCCTGCCACTGACAGGCCCATGATGAACCACAACCCCATACTTACCCAAAGGGCAGGCTGCAGGGCGAGCAACAAAATAAAAGGCATTATATAGCCCAGCAACAGCACCACGCTCTTTACCACCATGGTAGTATTGGCCGTTTTTGCGATGTTGTTCTCGATGAAGTATGTATCAACGCGCTTGCGCAAAGTGGCAAAAAACAGGTTTTTGTCCTTGCTCACGAATTTTACTTTGGTTTTTACATTCATAGTTTTGGGTGCTAGCAATTTAGATGTTAAAGGCGAGGGTATGCCCGGAGGAAGCTGAAAGGGAGTGCGAGATATTTAGTAAAACAAGCAAAAAAACACACTTTAAGTTCCTCTTGCCCCTGTCGCCTCTGCTCCAGAACTACCCGGAGCTTTCCTTAAAAAGCTGATTATCCTCAATTTTGGCTAAATATAAGTATAAAGCATGAGTGCAGCAGCAACAGCAGGAGCAGCAGAAAAAAAATTAGCAAAGCCGATAGAGCACAGTTACCCTGGAAGCCTGGATTAGGCTTCTCTTAGTTATACTGTTGTAGCCCAAAGGGTAAAGCAGTACAGAGGCATGAATAAAAAGGAAGGGGTTGGCCAAACAGCTTGGCCAACCCCTTCCTTTTATTTAGTTACACCTTATTTATAGGTGTATTACCTCATCATAAGCAGCTGCAGTGGCCTCCATCACGGCCTCGCTCATAGTTGGGTGCGGGTGCACCGACTTAATGATTTCGTGTCCGGTAGTTTCCAGTTTACGGGCCACCACAATCTCCGCGATCATTTCGGTAACGTTGGCACCAATCATGTGCGCGCCCAGGAACTCGCCATACTTGGCATCAAAGATCACCTTCACGAAGCCCTCTTTCACACCACCTGCACTGGCTTTACCAGAAGCAGAGAATGGGAATTTGCCCACTTTGATGTCCAGCCCTTGCTCACGGGCGGCTTTCTCAGTCAGACCCACAGAGGCGATTTCAGGAGAGCAGTACGTACAGCCCGGAATGTTGCCGTAGTTCAATGGCTCCGGGTTTTGACCCGCAATTTTCTCCACACAAATAATTCCTTCCGCAGAGGCCACGTGTGCCAGTGCCGGCCCCGGAACAATATCGCCGATAGCATAGATGCCGTCCACGTTCGTTTTGTAGAAGTCGTCCACCACAATGCGACCTTTCTCCACCTTAATGCCGAGCTCTTCGAGACCAATGTTCTCCAGGTTTGTCTGGATACCCACAGCAGAAAGCACCACCTCAGCCTCCAGCGTCTCTTCGCCTTTCGCCGTTTTTACTTTCACTTTGCAAATGTCGCCTTTTGTGTCCACAGACTCCACAGAAGACTCCGTCATGATGTTGATGCCCGCCTTCTTGAAAGACTTGGCTAATTGACGCGATACTTCTTCGTCCTCCACAGGCACAATGTTCGGCATATACTCCACCACGGTTACCTTGGTACCCATGGCGTTGTAGAAGTAGGCAAACTCCACCCCGATGGCACCGGAACCAACTACTACCATACTTTCAGGGCGCTTCTCCAGCACCATAGCCTGGCGGTAGCCGATGATCTTCTTGCCGTCGATGGGCAGGTTTGGCAACTCGCGTGAACGCGCACCTGTTGCCAGAATGATGTTCGTCGCTTCTACCGTTTCCTTTTTGCCCTCAGCATTGGTTACCTCAATTTTGCCTTTGGCCACCACTTTGCCCGTTCCCATAATCGCGTCGATCTTGTTTTTGCGGAACAGGAACTGTATGCCTTTGCTCATGCCGTCGGCCACGCCGCGGCTACGCTGAATCACCTTATCAAAATCAACCGAAGCGTCGCCTACAGTAATGCCATAGTCAGCAGCGTGGTTAATGTACTCAAACACAGTTGCGCTTTTCAGCAATGCTTTCGTGGGAATACAGCCCCAGTTCAGGCAGATACCACCCAGCGACTCGCGCTCGATCACACCTACTTTCAAACCAAGCTGCGACGCACGAATAGCGGCCACATAACCACCCGGGCCACTACCCAGCACTACTAAATCGTATTTTGATGCCATAGTCTCTTTTTTATAGTTGATAGACAAAATTAAACGATAATCCCCATACTGCAAAACCGCCTTGCTCCTGCTGTGCTTTTTGGCAAAATGGGTGGAATCTGTTAAGGTGATACGGCGAAAGCGCCAGAAGAAAGGAGAAAATGCGTAGCAGCGGCACAAGAAGCAATGGTTTATACTTTCCTTCACTTGAATTTGACGAATTTATACTTGGAGGAAAGCGGGGTATACCATTGTCAGACGCTCGCAGGAGCTGCGCACGCTGCGAGGTCTTTGCGCAAGTCCCCTCGCCTCTTGGGGAGAGGGTGAGGGGCAGCATCTGCTGAATACTATTCGCTTCCATTCCCTATCAGCCTCAAAGAACAAAAGACGCCACAACAGCGCCTTTCATTCAAATCAAATAATCACAAATAAGTTTTTATGCGCCAGCGGGCTTTTTCTCTTTGCCCTTTGCCAGCAGGTCCTGCTTTGCATTTTTAAGGTCGATGGCCTGCATGCGGCGAACGGTTTCGTCTTTGATAACAGCAAACGCATCCATATGTTTCTTGCTTACGGGGTCGGCGGCGGGCAGTTTTACGCTAAGCGCATCTACCTGGCGGCCGTTTTTCCAGAAGCGGTAACACAGGTGCGGTCCCGTTGCCAGTCCGGTGCTGCCTACATACCCGATGGTCTGGCCCATTTTCACGCGGGCTCCTTTGCGGATGCCTTTAGCGAATTTAGACATGTGCAGGTACTGCGTGGTATAGGTCTTGTTGTGCTGTACTTTCACAAAGTAGCCATTGCCGCGGGTGTAATGAGCATCCACCACCACGCCATTGCCAACCGTACGGATGGGTGTGCCACGCGGCGCGGCGAAGTCAGTACCCAAATGGGCTTTATAGCGCTTTTGCACCGGGTGGAAGCGGCGCTTCGAAAAGCGCGAGCTGACACGGCTATACTCCAGCGGCTCTTTCAGGAAAGCACGCTTCAGGCTCTGCCCCTTCTCATCAAAGTAGTCCATGCCTTCGCCGGTATCAAACCCGATGGCATAAATCGGCTCTCCCTCATGCTCAAAAAAGGCTGATTTCAGTTCCCCGAATCCGATGGTCTCGCCATTCACCACTTTCTCCTCATAAATAAGCTTAAACTGGTCGCCGGGCTGTATGCGGTTCAGGTCGAGGCGCCAAGCGTAGATATCGGCAAACTTGTTCACGAGCTGCGGTGAGCCACCGGCATCCACAATGCTTTCGAAAAGGGAGCTTTTGATCTCGCCGGCCAGCACACGCTCCAGCACCTGCACCTCGCGCTTGTGCAATACCACGTTCAGGCTATCACGCAGGTCGAAGATGACGTACTCTACCTGGCTTGGCTCATAAATAAAGAACTCGGCTGTCTGTGCGGAGTCGCGCTTGTGCAGAATAGTGTAGTTGCGGCCAGAGGCGATGCGGCGCACGTTAAAAATGTCTTTGGATTTTTGCGCCAGATTGTAAGCAGTGGTCGGATCGATGTTGTACTGGGCCAGGATCTGCGAAAGGACTTCCCCGCGCTCCACTTCGCCCTCCACAATCTCCAGCGAGTCTGTTTTGATGCCGTAGACGATGGGTGCCGGTACTTTTTTTATGGGGATAACTCTCTCCGGCGCGGCGGCGGCTTTCACTTTCTCCAGGGCCAGCAGGTCCTCTGGTTTAAAGTCGAGCGTTTGGGCAGCGGTGATGCACACCAGCAGCAAAAACGCAATCAGGATGGCAAATCCTTTACTGCTATTCAACATGGGCTAAAAGTTCCTTTGTTCACAAATCGGCACGAAAATAGGCTTTAACCGATGAAAAAAAAAGTTTAATCGCACACAATAATCAGATTACAAATAGGTTATCCCTAATTTTCATAAACCATATATAGTAATCTTTACTTTAAAAGCCATACTTTCAACTTCCATTGCACCTTTACCACATGGAGGACAAGGGCCTCAGAAACAGCTGTTTTTAAAAGCTCGGGAAGCAAGTTTTCAGGTGAGGGCAGATTATGAAAATCTTTTTTAACTTTGGCTCCTATGAAAGCATTAGAAGGAAAAGTAGCCCTGATAACGGGGGCATCGAAAGGAATAGGCCGTGCCATCGCACAGAAATTTGTGGAGATGGGCGCACAGGTGGCGTTCACGTACCTGTCGAGCGTTGAAAAAGGACAGCAACTGGAGCAGGAGCTTGCCGCCGATGGCGGTAAAGTGAAAGGCTACCGCTCGGATGCCTCTGACTACACCCAGGCAGAGCAACTGGTGGAGGACGTGGTAAAGGAGTTCGGCAAGCTGGATGTGGTGGTGAACAACGCCGGCATCACGCGCGACGGCCTGCTGATGCGCATGAACGAGGAGCAGTGGGACGCCGTGATGAACGTGAACCTAAAATCTGTCTTCTCCGTGACCAAAGCAGCCACCAAGCACATGATGCGCGCTAAGAGCGGCTCCATCATCAACATCACCTCGGTAGTAGGCATCAAGGGCAACGCAGGCCAGGCCAACTATGCGGCCTCCAAGGCGGGCATTATCGGCTTTACCAAGTCTGTAGCGCTGGAACTCGGTTCCCGCAACATCCGCAGCAATGCCATTGCCCCGGGCTTTATCGAAACCGAAATGACAGGTGAACTCGACCAGAAAGTAGTGGACGAGTGGCGCAAGGCGATTCCGCTGCGTCGCGGCGGCTCCCCTGAGGATGTGGCCAACGCAGCCGTGTTCCTGGCCTCCGACCAATCGGCCTACATCTCTGGCCAGGTGCTGCAGGTAGACGGCGGCATGCTTACCTAAAGAATTATGAATGCTGAATTATGAAGTATAAATTGATTTTTCTTACATAATCTGAAATTCATAATTCAGCATTCATAATTCATCATTCTTCAAAAAGGCCAATGCTGCTGCGTTTACGTTAGTAGCATTGGCCTTTTTGTTTTAACTTTAGTTTCAAGATTAACTGGCACAAGCAACAGTTCGTTAAATGTCGTGCCGTGAAGGGTGAGTATTTTCCCACTCATTCATAATTCATAATTTCTAATTCAGCATTCATTGAACAGCTTTCGACTGATAACCACCGCCTCTCCCTGGCTTATACTTGCCTGCCTGGCAGCGGGCGCCTTGTACGCCTGGATGCTCTATAGTAAGAAGGCTCCCTGGCCGAAACCGCTCAACTATGCGTTGGCAGCCCTGCGCTTTGTGGTGGTGAGCGTGCTCTGCTTTCTGCTGATGGGGCCGCTGGTGCGGTATGCCTCCAATACCACGGTGGCACCTACCATTGTGTTTGCGGTGGACAATTCACAGTCGGTGGAGCTGTTTTCGGACTCTGCCCAACTACGGGCGGTGCAGCAGGGTTTGCAGCAGGTGCGCGAGCGGCTGGAGGAGCAAGGCTACCAGACGGCCATTCAGACCTTAGGCGAAGGACAGGCCGCACCAAGTATAAATGAAGTAACGTACGGCGCCGAAACTACCAACCTAAGCCAGTTGCTCCAGCAGGTACAGGAGGCGCATGACGAGCAGAACCTGGCCGGCGTGGTGCTACTTTCGGATGGCATCGTGAACCAGGGCACCTCCCCTACCTATTCTAACTACAACTATACTTTATACCCTGTTGCCGTGGGCGATACGGTGCCGAAGCAGGATGTGCTGGTGGCTTCGCTGCGCTACAATAAGGTTAACTACAGCGGCAACCGCTTCCCCATAGAGGTGGAGTTGCAGCAGCAGGGCCTCGACGGGCGAAGGGCTACGGTTATACTTCAGGAAAACGGTAAAACCATCGCCAGTAAAAATGTGCTGCTAAGCAAGGAGAAGCCGATACAGCAGGTGCCGTTTCAGGTGCTGGCAAGTGGGTTGGGCAAGCGCCATTACGTAGTGCAGGTGCAGCCGGTGGAAGGGGAATTTACTACGCTAAACAATACCAAGCATGCTTACATTGATGTGGTGAAGGGAAAAATCAAGGTGCTTGTAGCCGCTGCTGCCCCACACCCGGACATCAAAGCCATTCGCACAGCCATAGAGACCAACGAGAACTACGAGACAACGCTTTTTATTCCGGGCCTGAACGAACTGAAGCAGCAGGATTATGACATCGCCATACTTCACCAGTTACCCGGACGTGTGGCTGGTGGTGAGGCAGCCCTGAATCTGGTGCGCCGGAAAAACCTGCCTGCGCTTTACATCCTGGGGCCGCAGTCTGACATGGCGAATTTTAACCGCCTGAACGCTGGCGTTAACGTGATCAGCACCGGACAGACGGACGAGGTTACCGCTGTGCCGAACTCCAGCTTCAACAACTTTCAGTTTCCAGAGAATGCCGCAGACAGGCTAGAGAACTTTCCCCCGGCGCGTGTACCTTTCGGGGATATTCGCCTTGCCCGCAACACCGAAGTTATACTTTACCAGCAGGTAGGTCGGGTGCGCACCACCAAGCCGCTGCTGACGGTGCAGACATCCGGCAATAAACGCGATGCCGTGCTCCTGGCTTCTAACACCTGGCAGTGGCGCCTGCAGGAAGCTGCCAATAACGAGCAGCCGCAGGTGTACGATCAGCTGATGACGAACCTGGTGCAGCTCCTAAGTGCTCCGCGCAACAAGAAGCGCCTGAACGTGTACCCGGTACAGACCGAATATACCAGCTCCGACGCAATCCATTTTAATGCCGAAGCCTATAACGAGGCGCTGGAACCGATTTACGGGCAGAACATTACCCTGAAAGTAAGTGGCGAGGAAGGCGAGCCGAAGACATTCACCTTTGCCAACGGCGAGGACCAGCGCGGGGTGAACATCGGCACCCTGCCCGGCGGGCGCTATACGTACACAGCCAGCGCCAGCATAAACGGCTCGCAGCAGCAGGACAAGGGAGAGTTTGTGGTGGAAGAGCTGCAGCTAGAGGCACTCAATGCTGTGGCCGACCATAGCCTGCTTTTCCAACTGGCCAACAACACTGGCTCCAGGCTATACTACCCACAACAGCTGCAGCAGCTGGAGCAGGACATTCTCCAGGCTAATCACAAGCCCGTTATCTACAGCCAGGAAGAATTGAATGACATAGTCGACTTTAAATGGCTGTTCTTCCTGTTGCTCGGCCTGATTTGCGCGGAGTGGTTCGTGCGCAAGTATAACGGCAGTTATTAGAGTTTCCTGATATAAGTATAGATAGGTTTCCGGCGCAAATGTGCGCTTGTGCCGAAGTGGTGGAACAACGTTACTAATGCTTATTGTCCCACTTCTGTCATTTCGGGAGCAGCGGGAAATCGATCCGGAATATTGAAAGGATCTCTCCTTTCGTCGAGATGACAATGAAAGGAAAAGGCTCTGCAAAGTGAAACTTACTCACTTTGGCTCCTTTCTTAACTGTGCCCGTAATACAGAAAGAACTGGAGCAAGCGTATTTTTGCTGGCGCAAGGCACAAGCGTACACTTTCGCCAGTGCGTAACCATGTTCCCAACGCTTGCCCTTAAGTATAAATTTATCATACACCCACGGCACCTTCTACCCAAACTATGATCTCTCCCACCGTCCTCACCACCGACCGCCTGCAGCTCCGTGAGCTGACGCCGGAGATATTTAACCAGCTCTTTGTAACCCGAACCAAGGCACAGATTATGGACTACCTGGGGCTGAAGTCGGATGAGGAATTTGCAGACATGGAGGAGCGCTACGTAAAAGGTCTTACCACGTATTACACCACGTTCAAGGGCTTCCATTTGATAGACCCGGAAACACAGCAGGTAATCGGCAACTGCGACTTTCATACGTGGGTAAGGAGCCACCGGCGTGCGGAAATCGGCTACAACCTGTTTGATGACACGTATAAAAACAAGGGGCTGATGAAGGAAGCCTTGGCGCGTATACTTACCTTTGGCTTCGAAGAGATGGAGCTTTACCGCGTGGAGGCGCTCATTGCTACCTACAATATACCATCGCTGCAGTTGGTGCAGCACTTCGGTTTTAAGCGCGAGGGCCTGCTGCGCAACCATTACAATGTAAAAGGCGTGCTGGAAGACTCTGTTGCATTCTCGCTCCTGAAGCCGGAGTTTGAAGATTGGCAGGCAAAGCAACCTGCATAGGGTTCTTCACTTTTTATACTTTAAATCGACAGAAATTGAAATACATCATCATCAACAAACCCTTCGAAGTACTCACGCAATTTACGGACGAGGCAGGCCGTGCCACCTTGAAAGATTTTGTGGAGGTGCCGGGCGTTTACCCCGTTGGCCGCCTCGATTACGACAGCGAAGGCCTCGTGCTGCTCACCGACGACAAAACAATGCAGCACCGCCTCTCGGACCCAAAGTTTAAAGTGGAGAAAACATATTGGGTGCAGGTAGATGGTGTGCCAACCGACGAGGCCCTGACACGGCTGCGGCTGGGCGTGAAGATAAAGGAAACCAAAACCACTCCTGCCAAGGTGCGCCTCCTGGAGGAAGACCCGCAGGTTTGGGAGCGCTCCACGCCTATCCGCTTTCGGAAGAACATCCCCACTTCGTGGCTGGAAATCAAAATTTCACAAGGCATGAACCGCCAGGTGCGCCGCATGACCGCTGCCGTTGGTTACCCAACGCTCCGCCTGATCCGACCAAGTATAGGCCAGCTTGGCTTAGGCAATTTACAGCCCGGCGAGTACCGCGAACTGACTCCTGAGGAAGTAGAACAACTGAAAGGCCTTGCTGCCAAAGCCGGCACCGGCGGTGGCCACAGTGGCTTTAAGCCCAGAGGCACCGGCACCGCAGCAAACAAAGGCAAGCGCCCAGGAGGCAAGGGTGGTTTTAGGAAGCAGATTAATTAGCCAGTTTGAGGAGGAGGTGTATTTCTACTAATGAATAAACCCACCCCTACCCCTCCTAGGAGGGGAATAGTCAGCAGAAGTATGAACATCCCCCTACCCCCTTCAAAGGGTGACTTAGCCTTTGTTGCATAGCTACGGCTTTTGCATATACCCCCCTATGGTCCCCTCAAGGGGACAGTTCTACCAGTTGCATTAGCTACAGCAGTGGCTATCTGACTGATTCCAGTCCTTGGGTTGAGCGCCTTGCAATTGATGCGGTGCCCGTAAGGGCAGCCCGCAGCGGAGCGAGGAGCAGCTTCAATTGCACAGCGCGATGCCCGAGGACGAGGCCCCGCGGCCGTGAGCGCTCCACAGCAGGAAGTGAAACAGTGGGTTAGTGAGAGCTGGAGGATGTACGGTACCTAGGAAGTATAGCTTGGTTGAAAATGCGAAAGCAGTGGCTATGCAAGTGTGGCTGAAGCAGTTAAAGGCACAAGCGGACGCTTGCGCCAGGAAGTGTGACAAGTATAGCCACTATGCAAGTATGGCTGACACAAGTGTAGCCGCCGCTACACAAGTATTGCTTTTCAAGCCAGTCGAGGTACAAATTCAACATCATACCAGGACACAAGCGCCAGAGAGAGGGAGCATCGGCCAAAAGCCTCATCAGCTAAGATCCTTTCAGGAAGACAAACGAAATTGAACTAGAAAAAACAGCATCCTGCCCCCTCCCAACAAGCATCA
Above is a window of Pontibacter akesuensis DNA encoding:
- a CDS encoding YpdA family putative bacillithiol disulfide reductase codes for the protein MHLDTTYDILIIGAGPIGLAAGLEARKAGLSYLIVEKGCLVNSIYNYPLNMTFFSTADRLEIGGIPFPSIHAKPTRAEAMEYYRRVADKFELNINLFEEVQHLEPIGEQYHISTNKGSYVARHVVVAVGFYGIPNLLHVPGENQPKVRHYYFDPHYYYRQKVVVVGANNSAADAALETWRKGADVTMVIRQPELGSIKYWTKPDLENRIKAGEIKTYFNASLTEVREREVDIQTPEGKLTLENDFVIAMTGYQPDFSFLERIGIKLTEDDKRHPQYHPETMETNLPNVYLAGVICGGMDTHVWFIENSREHAVKIVQHIVQEEKVAQV
- a CDS encoding GNAT family N-acetyltransferase yields the protein MPHAQFTPCTPADLHTLQDIAINSYGDHYLYLWYDGGMWYIDRSFKDEALKAELADPNAAFYLIHAEEELVGFLKLNLHKAFAEYPAAEALELERIYLTKAASGKGIGAEAVKLTKAIAAEHGKKVIWLKAMDSSRSVDFYEKNGFEKCGTHRLDFEQMKPEYRGMYVMKMEL
- a CDS encoding response regulator gives rise to the protein MKKIVLVDDMEIFNFIMVTSIKNVNPAFTVHDFTDPQQAFESLDELSPDVVFLDLNMPIMDGWSFLERMQERNMQQKVYILTSSTSELDRQRSKEFQNVVQFLVKPVEEELLQEILQDPELV
- a CDS encoding carboxymuconolactone decarboxylase family protein, producing the protein MISTITVPTQSRYRLVEYQEASPEVKAIYDDAMKTLQLPFVLNWFKCQGQNATLLRGNWAKLKATLIDGQVPNVLKQLIIYNVSNLRGCDYCAKAHGIFADSMSQLISTEENYRATELESSLLPSSYKTAIRLVTKAALHTESLTDEDFEDLRKEGFTDEEVQELMAQADLVNMLNTIATVSGIKLDNELAEAEF
- a CDS encoding fatty acid desaturase family protein, coding for MNVKTKVKFVSKDKNLFFATLRKRVDTYFIENNIAKTANTTMVVKSVVLLLGYIMPFILLLALQPALWVSMGLWFIMGLSVAGIGMSVMHDANHGAYSTNKKVNDMMGFTLNLVGGSAFNWKLQHNVLHHTYTNVVEMDEDIQDRLVLRFNPHSKVKFFHKLQWLYAFAFYGLLTLYWVVAKDFVQYALFKKNGVNANSDAKNRTLLLKIVSMKVIYLFTLLAVPPLFFGIPFVQVLLGFLLMHFVAGIILTVVFQLAHTVEGTSHPRPDEHGNIENDWAIHQLNTTVNFSRNNKWISWYVGGLNFQIEHHLFPRVCHVHYPAISSIVRETAAEYGIPYMENETFGQAVNSHIATLRRFGRLPDLNEAIG
- the lpdA gene encoding dihydrolipoyl dehydrogenase, with the protein product MASKYDLVVLGSGPGGYVAAIRASQLGLKVGVIERESLGGICLNWGCIPTKALLKSATVFEYINHAADYGITVGDASVDFDKVIQRSRGVADGMSKGIQFLFRKNKIDAIMGTGKVVAKGKIEVTNAEGKKETVEATNIILATGARSRELPNLPIDGKKIIGYRQAMVLEKRPESMVVVGSGAIGVEFAYFYNAMGTKVTVVEYMPNIVPVEDEEVSRQLAKSFKKAGINIMTESSVESVDTKGDICKVKVKTAKGEETLEAEVVLSAVGIQTNLENIGLEELGIKVEKGRIVVDDFYKTNVDGIYAIGDIVPGPALAHVASAEGIICVEKIAGQNPEPLNYGNIPGCTYCSPEIASVGLTEKAAREQGLDIKVGKFPFSASGKASAGGVKEGFVKVIFDAKYGEFLGAHMIGANVTEMIAEIVVARKLETTGHEIIKSVHPHPTMSEAVMEATAAAYDEVIHL